The following coding sequences are from one Pseudonocardia sp. EC080619-01 window:
- a CDS encoding CheR family methyltransferase, translating into MSDVARDGGPDPEFEHLLDFLKEMRGFDFTGYKRSSLRRRIERRMQQLAISGLDEYLDRLQVDQDEFARLFNTILINVTGFFRDHDSWMHLQHDVLPSLLATLRPGEPVRVWSAGCASGEETYGLAILLAEALGAEGFRERVKIYGTDVDEDALATARQAAYTAKDLEAVIPEWRDRYFERNGQRYVFRPDLRRSVIFGRNDLVQDAPIGRLDLLVCRNTLMYLNAQTQAQVLGRFHFALKPGGALFLGKAEMLLSHTRLFVPTDLKRRFFRKSDSPGLRVTSLEPLFSNDAASVPRVEDETLMSSPVATLAVSPDGVLGLANRRAETQLGLSGREVGRHVGELELFTRVAKLSSTLDQVQQQRGSAVLHEVEWTHNNETMHFDVQLVPLPVDGNGGTPAAIFFTDVSRYRQLAKELEQAHRQVESAYEQLQSTVEELETTNEELQSTVEELETTNEELQSTNEELETMNEELQSTNDELQSINDELRDRTAELDGTNDFLQAVLESLRSAVVVVDSELMVLAWNHRAADLWGLRSDEATGRHLLNLDIGLPTERIRPIVWDTLAERRPEDDEDGAEPVVVTEREDDRSGSDGRPDRSTVVVDAINRRGRTVRIEVAVAPLRYHERGRSGAIIVMDQIEPSD; encoded by the coding sequence ATGAGCGATGTGGCCCGCGACGGGGGGCCCGACCCGGAGTTCGAGCATCTGCTGGACTTCCTGAAGGAGATGCGCGGCTTCGACTTCACCGGCTACAAGCGGTCGAGCCTGCGCCGGCGGATCGAACGGCGGATGCAGCAGCTGGCGATCAGCGGGCTCGACGAGTACCTGGACCGGCTGCAGGTCGACCAGGACGAGTTCGCCCGCCTGTTCAACACGATCCTGATCAATGTGACCGGGTTCTTCCGGGACCACGACTCGTGGATGCACCTGCAGCACGACGTGTTGCCGTCGTTGCTGGCCACCCTGCGGCCGGGCGAGCCGGTACGGGTGTGGTCGGCCGGGTGCGCCAGCGGTGAGGAGACCTACGGGCTCGCGATCCTGCTGGCCGAGGCACTCGGTGCGGAGGGTTTCCGCGAGCGCGTCAAGATCTACGGGACGGACGTCGACGAGGACGCGCTCGCCACGGCCCGCCAGGCGGCCTACACCGCCAAGGACCTCGAGGCCGTGATCCCCGAGTGGCGGGACCGTTACTTCGAGCGCAACGGCCAGCGCTACGTGTTCCGCCCCGACCTGCGCCGGTCGGTGATCTTCGGTCGCAACGACCTCGTCCAGGACGCCCCGATCGGCCGGCTCGACCTGCTGGTGTGCCGCAACACCCTGATGTACCTCAACGCCCAGACCCAGGCCCAGGTGCTGGGCCGGTTCCACTTCGCGTTGAAGCCGGGCGGAGCGCTGTTCCTGGGCAAGGCCGAGATGCTGCTCAGCCACACGCGCCTGTTCGTGCCGACGGACCTCAAGCGCCGCTTCTTCCGGAAGTCCGACTCACCCGGTCTGCGGGTGACGTCGCTGGAGCCGCTGTTCTCGAACGACGCCGCGAGCGTGCCGCGGGTCGAGGACGAGACGCTGATGTCCAGCCCGGTCGCGACGCTCGCGGTCTCCCCCGACGGCGTGCTCGGACTCGCCAACCGCCGTGCGGAGACCCAGCTCGGGCTCTCCGGCCGTGAGGTCGGACGGCACGTCGGTGAGCTCGAGCTCTTCACACGCGTCGCGAAGCTCTCCTCGACCCTGGACCAGGTCCAGCAGCAACGCGGCTCGGCGGTGCTGCACGAGGTCGAGTGGACCCACAACAACGAGACGATGCACTTCGACGTCCAGCTCGTGCCCCTCCCCGTCGACGGCAACGGCGGCACCCCGGCGGCGATCTTCTTCACCGACGTCAGCCGGTACCGCCAGCTCGCCAAGGAGCTGGAGCAGGCCCACCGGCAGGTCGAGTCCGCCTACGAGCAGCTGCAGTCGACGGTCGAGGAGCTGGAGACCACCAACGAGGAGCTCCAGTCGACGGTCGAGGAGCTGGAGACCACCAACGAGGAGCTCCAGTCCACGAACGAGGAGCTCGAGACGATGAACGAGGAGCTCCAGTCCACCAACGACGAGCTCCAGTCGATCAACGACGAGCTCCGGGACCGCACGGCCGAGCTCGACGGCACCAACGACTTCCTCCAGGCGGTGCTGGAGAGCCTGCGTTCCGCCGTCGTGGTCGTCGACTCGGAGCTGATGGTCCTGGCCTGGAACCACCGCGCCGCGGACCTGTGGGGCCTTCGTTCGGACGAGGCGACGGGCCGCCACCTGCTCAACCTCGACATCGGGCTGCCCACCGAACGGATCCGGCCGATCGTGTGGGACACGCTCGCCGAACGCCGTCCCGAGGACGACGAGGACGGTGCGGAGCCGGTCGTCGTGACCGAGCGGGAGGACGACCGGTCCGGCTCCGACGGCCGGCCCGACCGGTCGACCGTCGTCGTCGACGCGATCAACCGGCGCGGGCGGACCGTGCGGATCGAGGTCGCGGTCGCCCCGCTCCGTTACCACGAGCGGGGGCGCAGTGGAGCGATCATCGTGATGGACCAGATCGAGCCGTCCGACTGA
- a CDS encoding chemotaxis protein CheB, producing MCEMAEETPDEAETGPQDGGTGPPSRRAIAIGASAGGIEALLELVPLLEPGLAAPVLVTVHQPAAAATVLPQLLARRGRLPVGHAQDGETLLPGRLYVAPPDRHLMVDKGRVVLSSGPKENGNRPAIDPLFRSLALDAGAGAVGVVLSGALDDGASGALEVVRHGGTVMIQEPDEALYPSMPLATLEQVPGAFVRPVAGLGAILPGVVDRAGPLRSTGHGSARLRWEVAIARMEGSEMSAPDAAGTAAGLACPDCSGPLFEIHDGGLPRYRCRVGHAWSQHALGAQQEQSVETALYMALRALEDKAALQRRIAATAAEQGADRVVARARAAADEAVRSARVLRRLLGGAGDEDRGRSRTE from the coding sequence ATGTGCGAGATGGCCGAGGAGACGCCGGACGAGGCGGAGACCGGGCCGCAGGATGGTGGCACCGGGCCGCCGTCGCGGCGTGCGATCGCGATCGGGGCCTCGGCCGGCGGGATCGAGGCCCTGCTGGAGCTGGTCCCGTTGCTGGAGCCCGGGCTCGCGGCCCCGGTGCTGGTGACGGTGCACCAGCCGGCGGCCGCCGCGACCGTCCTGCCGCAGCTGCTGGCCCGTCGCGGGCGGTTGCCGGTCGGGCACGCGCAGGACGGGGAGACCCTGTTGCCGGGCCGCCTGTACGTCGCCCCGCCGGACCGGCACCTCATGGTGGACAAGGGCCGGGTCGTGCTCAGCAGCGGCCCGAAGGAGAACGGGAACCGGCCCGCGATCGATCCGCTGTTCCGTTCGCTGGCCCTGGACGCCGGGGCGGGCGCGGTCGGGGTGGTCCTCAGCGGGGCGCTCGACGACGGCGCGTCGGGGGCGCTGGAGGTGGTGCGCCACGGCGGGACGGTCATGATCCAGGAACCCGACGAGGCGCTCTACCCGAGCATGCCGCTCGCTACGCTCGAGCAGGTGCCGGGTGCGTTCGTGCGACCGGTGGCCGGGCTCGGCGCCATCCTCCCGGGCGTCGTCGACCGCGCCGGTCCCCTGCGGTCCACCGGCCACGGATCGGCCCGGCTGCGCTGGGAGGTCGCGATCGCCCGGATGGAGGGTTCGGAGATGTCTGCTCCCGATGCGGCCGGTACGGCGGCCGGGCTGGCCTGCCCGGACTGCTCCGGTCCGCTGTTCGAGATCCACGACGGGGGACTCCCGCGGTACCGGTGCCGGGTGGGGCACGCCTGGTCGCAGCATGCCCTCGGCGCCCAGCAGGAGCAGTCGGTGGAGACTGCTCTCTACATGGCGCTGCGGGCCCTGGAGGACAAGGCGGCCCTGCAGCGACGCATCGCGGCCACGGCCGCCGAGCAGGGAGCCGACCGGGTGGTGGCACGCGCCCGAGCCGCCGCCGACGAGGCGGTGCGCTCGGCGCGGGTGCTCCGGCGGCTCCTGGGCGGTGCGGGGGACGAGGATCGGGGAAGGAGCAGGACGGAATGA
- a CDS encoding TDT family transporter: MTSSELSTAAARECPVDTTGHGTGRYRLSRAGLLRDLDRPGDLFSGIGPNWYSSIMGTGIVGVAAATLPVQVPGLHTFAVGIWLLASFLLVTLTAAWAVHWVRHTDVALGHARNPVMAQFWGAVAMGVMTVGAGAVKFGGPFPGATGAIGTGWTLWGIGTVLGLVTAAWIPYMMIVHHRIEQGSAFGGWLMPVVPPMVSAANGALLVPHTPAGWQASMVVACYAMFGISLFATLAILPQVWNRLVVHGTGPAATVPTMWIVLGPLGQSVTAANLLGDQAGVLGEPYATGAHVFGIFYGVPTWGFAMIWLVIAAAVTVRTARQKLPFALTWWSFTFPVGTCVTGTSALAAHLHLPLLAVTATALYVMLVVAWAVVSVRTAHGSLVRGYLFAPA; the protein is encoded by the coding sequence ATGACGTCCTCCGAGCTGAGCACCGCGGCCGCACGGGAGTGCCCCGTGGACACCACGGGGCACGGCACCGGTCGCTACCGGCTGTCCCGTGCGGGACTGCTGCGCGACCTGGACCGGCCCGGCGACCTCTTCTCCGGCATCGGCCCGAACTGGTACTCGTCGATCATGGGCACCGGCATCGTCGGTGTCGCCGCCGCGACGCTGCCGGTGCAGGTCCCCGGCCTGCACACCTTCGCGGTCGGGATCTGGCTGCTCGCCTCCTTCCTGCTGGTGACGCTGACCGCCGCGTGGGCGGTCCACTGGGTCCGCCACACCGATGTCGCGCTGGGGCACGCGCGGAACCCGGTCATGGCCCAGTTCTGGGGCGCGGTCGCGATGGGCGTGATGACCGTCGGTGCGGGCGCGGTGAAGTTCGGCGGACCGTTCCCCGGCGCCACCGGGGCGATCGGTACCGGCTGGACGCTGTGGGGGATCGGCACCGTGCTCGGGCTGGTCACCGCGGCGTGGATCCCGTACATGATGATCGTCCACCACAGGATCGAGCAGGGGTCGGCGTTCGGCGGCTGGCTGATGCCGGTGGTGCCGCCGATGGTCTCGGCCGCCAACGGGGCGCTGCTGGTGCCGCACACCCCGGCCGGGTGGCAGGCGTCGATGGTGGTCGCCTGCTACGCGATGTTCGGGATCAGCCTGTTCGCGACGCTGGCGATCCTCCCGCAGGTGTGGAACAGGCTGGTCGTGCACGGGACGGGCCCCGCAGCCACGGTACCGACGATGTGGATCGTCCTCGGTCCGCTGGGGCAGTCGGTGACCGCGGCGAACCTGCTGGGCGACCAGGCGGGCGTGCTGGGCGAGCCCTACGCGACCGGGGCGCACGTGTTCGGGATCTTCTACGGGGTTCCGACCTGGGGTTTCGCGATGATCTGGCTGGTCATCGCGGCCGCCGTCACCGTCCGGACGGCACGGCAGAAGCTGCCGTTCGCGCTGACCTGGTGGAGCTTCACGTTCCCCGTCGGGACGTGCGTGACCGGGACCAGCGCGCTGGCCGCGCACCTGCACCTCCCGCTGCTGGCGGTCACCGCGACGGCGCTCTACGTCATGCTGGTGGTCGCGTGGGCGGTGGTGTCGGTCCGCACCGCGCACGGCTCGCTGGTCCGTGGGTACCTCTTCGCTCCTGCCTGA